A DNA window from Camelina sativa cultivar DH55 chromosome 17, Cs, whole genome shotgun sequence contains the following coding sequences:
- the LOC104760022 gene encoding putative F-box protein At1g53550 gives MSKCGSNKPSGEYPVLPVDVVINIMSRLPMKSMAQCRCVSKLWSSVIRRTNNNLLFPITFPDPPPRILLTIEYAGDLFFYTSPHNPDVNLSLVATFHHKTSGKDLYECSSEYHVLTIGTENENLLWREIQCCTTLYPLNLNESGICIDGVIYYPSEMEKGKPTIVCFDVRSEKFFLVSVETWQQG, from the exons ATGTCCAAGTGTGGATCCAATAAACCGTCTGGAGAATATCCGGTGCTCCCTGTTGATGTCGTCATCAATATCATGTCGAGATTGCCGATGAAGTCTATGGCTCAGTGTCGTTGCGTATCCAAGCTCTGGTCATCGGTTATTCGCCGTACAAACAACAACCTATTGTTCCCGATCACGTTCCCAGATCCACCACCGCGGATCCTGCTCACCATCGAATATGCAGGAGATTTGTTCTTCTACACTTCACCTCATAATCCAGATGTGAACTTGTCTCTTGTAGCCACCTTCCATCATAAGACTTCTGGAAAAGATCTCTATGAA TGTTCCAGTGAGTATCACGTTCTCACAATAGGGACTGAGAATGAAAATCTCTTATGGAGAGAGATCCAATGTTGCACAACTCTGTATCCTCTAAATCTAAACGAGAGTGGGATATGCATTGATGGTGTTATCTATTATCCATCGGAGATGGAGAAGGGAAAACCTACAATCGTCTGCTTTGATGTTCGGTCTGAGAAATTCTTTCTTGTTAGTGTTGAGACTTGGCAACAAGGATAG
- the LOC104758733 gene encoding RING-H2 finger protein ATL60-like, whose product MDEESSSSVFRKFEGEETMGKVLLFATVSIFTGVMFLLLLHLYARLFWWRVEQHFNLNLIQSDDPGSTVIGRNHRRRRFVFAQAQEDPPCNTGLHSKILQSIHVVAFKSTDFKDGLECAVCLSDLVDGDKARVLPRCNHGFHVDCIDMWFQSHSTCPLCRNTVGSVEETAHGESSEDREALSQNQNFESGNSSNQHNPSQDQSPVFGSCSVRSACLLVTEDSPTGNFADSSNDHQQESTDTCDRAQEVTTVVVDIHADTNENFSERVGEEEPKSPMFTRLSSLKKFLSREKKGVVCIIGSSGTNNNNV is encoded by the coding sequence ATGGACGAAGAATCTAGTAGTTCTGTTTTCAGAAAATTCGAAGGAGAAGAGACTATGGGAAAAGTACTTCTATTTGCAACCGTATCAATTTTCACAGGGGTTATGTTCCTCCTCTTGCTTCATCTCTACGCTAGACTCTTTTGGTGGCGTGTGGAACAACATTTCAACCTAAACCTAATCCAATCCGACGATCCTGGCTCCACAGTCATCGGCCGTAACCATCGAAGACGTCGTTTCGTCTTTGCTCAAGCTCAAGAAGATCCTCCTTGTAATACCGGTCTTCATTCTAAAATCCTCCAATCGATCCATGTTGTTGCTTTCAAGTCAACGGACTTTAAAGACGGGCTAGAATGCGCCGTTTGTCTCTCTGATCTCGTTGATGGCGACAAAGCTAGGGTGTTACCAAGGTGTAATCATGGGTTCCATGTTGATTGCATCGACATGTGGTTTCAGTCTCATTCCACTTGTCCTCTCTGTAGAAACACAGTTGGTTCCGTGGAAGAGACGGCACATGGAGAAAGTTCTGAAGACCGTGAGGCTTtatctcaaaatcaaaactttgaatcAGGGAACTCGAGTAATCAGCATAATCCATCTCAAGATCAGAGCCCTGTTTTTGGATCTTGCTCTGTTAGAAGCGCATGCCTCCTTGTTACTGAAGATTCTCCTACTGGAAATTTTGCAGATTCTTCTAACGATCATCAACAAGAATCTACTGATACATGTGACAGAGCACAAGAAGTGACTACGGTTGTAGTGGACATTCATGCGGATACAAATGAGAATTTCTCCGAGAGAGTCGGCGAAGAAGAACCTAAGTCACCGATGTTCACAAGGCTAAGTTCGCTTAAGAAGTTTTTGAGTAGAGAGAAGAAAGGTGTAGTTTGCATTATTGGTTCAAGCgggaccaacaacaacaatgtttaa
- the LOC109129985 gene encoding putative F-box protein At1g53360 translates to MKNNLEQQFSEDLLIAQSSNLVRQDSDPIPVDLLIDIFSRVPAYSIARFRCVSKSLESILRRPDFTELFLTKSVSRPRLLFVVPVNDSDNEDSDNEDPVNEESFVSSSPQPQNPDDNSSLSVDWSSFGTGESIFLPSVKASGITESYFGFDPISKQFKVLCITWSRDGTPDTHRILTLETGIKRRWRTIQDPVLPHDSMDYNICINGVLYYGATFPDGCSKMVCFDFRFEKFSFVKLHKDIVPNRRLQLFNCKGKLGAHQRCGSYEERFALWVLEDAGEHIWSKRICILPSQLDKACFFLGMTGTGEIVFSPVTGYHPFCIYYYNIERHTVTRINIQGFEKFEHSMTSVSTFLDYEFKASVGETLYFGFQ, encoded by the exons ATGAAAAATAATCTGGAGCAGCAGTTCTCGGAGGATCTATTGATCGCACAATCTTCAAATTTGGTAAGACAAGACTCAGACCCAATCCCTGTTGACCTTCTTATTGATATCTTCTCGAGAGTCCCGGCATATTCTATAGCTAGGTTTCGTTGCGTATCCAAATCGTTGGAATCCATACTTCGTCGTCCTGATTTCACAGAGCTGTTCCTGACTAAATCTGTGTCTCGTCCACGGCTCCTTTTCGTCGTCCCAGTTAATGACTCAGATAATGAAGACTCAGATAATGAAGATCCAGTTAATGAAGAGTCATTTGTCTCCTCTTCGCCTCAACCTCAAAATCCAGATGACAACTCTTCTCTC TCCGTGGATTGGTCTTCCTTCGGCACTGGGGAGTCCATATTTTTACCCAGTGTGAAAGCTAGCGGTATTACGGAAAGCTATTTTGGCTTTGATCCGATCAGCAAACAGTTCAAAGTGTTGTGTATCACATGGTCTCGTGATGGAACACCCGATACTCATCGGATTTTGACATTGGAGACTGGAATAAAACGTCGATGGAGGACGATCCAAGACCCAGTACTTCCCCATGATTCCATGGATTATAACATATGCATAAATGGTGTTCTGTATTACGGAGCTACATTTCCTGATGGATGTTCTAAGATGGTTTGCTTCGACTTTAGGTTTGAGAAATTCAGCTTTGTTAAATTACATAAAGACATTGTCCCTAATAGGAGGTTACAATTGTTCAACTGCAAAGGTAAATTAGGTGCACATCAGCGTTGTGGGTCTTATGAAGAAAGATTTGCGTTGTGGGTTTTAGAAGATGCTGGAGAACATATATGGTCGAAACGTATATGCATATTGCCATCCCAACTCGACAAAGCATGTTTCTTTCTTGGAATGACTGGTACCGGTGAGATTGTATTTTCTCCGGTCACAGGCTATCACCCTTTCTGCATTTACTACTACAATATAGAGAGGCACACGGTTACAAGAATCAATATTCAGGGTTTTGAAAAGTTTGAGCATAGTATGACTTCTGTTTCCACCTTTCTGGACTATGAGTTCAAGGCTTCAGTAGGTGAGACTTTATATTTTGGATTTCAGTAG
- the LOC109129986 gene encoding putative F-box protein At1g53360: protein MKNNLEQQFSEDLLIAQSSNLVRQDSDPIPVDLLIDIFSRVPAYSIARFRCVSKSLESILRRPDFTELFLTKSVSRPRLLFVVPVNDSDNEDSDNEDPVNEESFVSSSPQPQNPDDNSSLVATPYKKCFRLRKYIPWDISPQSIFLPSVKASGITESYFGFDPISKQFKVLCITWSRDGTPDTHRILTLETGIKRRWRTIQDPVLPHDSMDYNICINGVLYYGATFPDGCSKMVCFDFRFEKFSFVKLHKDIVPNRRLQLFNCKGKLGAHQRCGSYEERFALWRAHYDRGTIKSVRFRSRKL from the exons ATGAAAAATAATCTGGAGCAGCAGTTCTCGGAGGATCTATTGATCGCACAATCTTCAAATTTGGTAAGACAAGACTCAGACCCAATCCCTGTTGACCTTCTTATTGATATCTTCTCGAGAGTCCCGGCATATTCTATAGCTAGGTTTCGTTGCGTATCCAAATCGTTGGAATCCATACTTCGTCGTCCTGATTTCACAGAGCTGTTCCTGACTAAATCTGTGTCTCGTCCACGGCTCCTTTTCGTCGTCCCAGTTAATGACTCAGATAATGAAGACTCAGATAATGAAGATCCAGTTAATGAAGAGTCATTTGTCTCCTCTTCGCCTCAACCTCAAAATCCAGATGACAACTCTTCTCTCGTAGCCACCCCTTATAAAAAGTGTTTTCGGCTTCGCAAATATATTCCATGGGATATCAGTCCCCAA TCCATATTTTTACCCAGTGTGAAAGCTAGCGGTATTACGGAAAGCTATTTTGGCTTTGATCCGATCAGCAAACAGTTCAAAGTGTTGTGTATCACATGGTCTCGTGATGGAACACCCGATACTCATCGGATTTTGACATTGGAGACTGGAATAAAACGTCGATGGAGGACGATCCAAGACCCAGTACTTCCCCATGATTCCATGGATTATAACATATGCATAAATGGTGTTCTGTATTACGGAGCTACATTTCCTGATGGATGTTCTAAGATGGTTTGCTTCGACTTTAGGTTTGAGAAATTCAGCTTTGTTAAATTACATAAAGACATTGTCCCTAATAGGAGGTTACAATTGTTCAACTGCAAAGGTAAATTAGGTGCACATCAGCGTTGTGGGTCTTATGAAGAAAGATTTGCGTTGTGG AGGGCCCATTATGATCGTGGCACTATAAAGTCAGTTCGATTTCGTTCGCGTAAGCTCTGA